The genome window ATCGCCTGCGGGGCGCTGGCGCGCGAAATCGTCGACCTGATCCGGATCAACAAGTGGCAGCACATGGCCGTCACCTGCCTGCCGGCCAAGCTGCATAACGAGCCACAGAAGATTCCGGACCGTCTGCGCGAGAAGATTCGGGCCAACAAGGACCGGTATGAGCGGATATTCGTGGCCTACGCTGATTGCGGCACGGGCGGTCTGCTGGATCGCGTCGTGGATGGCGAGGGCGCTGTGCGGATCGGCGGGCCGCATTGCTATTCCTTCTTTGCCGGCAGCGATGCTTTCGATGCGATGGCGGAAGAGGAACTCGGCACCTTCTATCTGACGGACTATCTCGCCCGTCATTTCGAGACACTGATCCTGGACGGCATGGGCTTGCGAAAATACCCGCAGATGCGCGACATGCTGTTCGGCAACTACACGCGGCTGATGTATCTGGCGCAGACGGACGATCCGGCGCTTGACCGAAAGGCGCGGGCCGCGGCCGAGTCACTGGGCCTGCGTTTCGAAAAACGGCAAACCGGTTATGGCGAACTGGCCGCGTTCATGGCCGACGCCGCCAATTGAACAACGGACTTTAAAGGGGACGTTTTGGAATGGCACAGCTTACCGTCGTATACTGGCGCGACATCCCGGCCCAGGTCATCGCGAAGAAGGGGCGCCGGGAGCAGGTGAAGATCGTTCTGGACGAGCGATTCGAGAAGGCGATCGATCGTGCCGCCATGCGCGGCGGGGCCCGTTCTACCGATGACTACCTGGCGGAATGGCGCAAGGGCGATCCGGTCGAGGTGTCTGACGATCTGGAGGCCGAGGCCCGAACGGCGGCCGACAGGCTGGAGGCCGAGTTCGACGAGGCGCGCCTGAAGGCGCTGGTCGAGAATGGCGGCGTGGCTGCGTGACACCGGCTGACAGGGCGCGGGCAAGGCGTATACTGCGGCGGTCCAGTCCTGTCAGACATCCGGTCGGTTCATGAATCCCAGACTCAATCGAAAGTACCCCTCCACCTACGACATGGAGCGCGCGGCCCTGCGCCGCATGCCGCGATTCATGGCCGATTACGTGTCCGGGGGCATGGGGCTGGGGCTTGGCCTGAAGCGCAATCGGGACACCCTGGACGCGGTACGCCTGATGCCCCGCTATCTGGTGGACGGCGGTGAGATCGATCTGACCACGACACTGTTCGGGCAGAGCTTCGGCGCGCCGTTCGGCATCGCCCCGGTCGGCAATGGCGGATCGGTCTGGCCGGGCTCCGCCGAGGCGCTGGCGGGCGAGGCGCGGCGCCGAAACCAGCCCTTTGGAGTTTCCACCGTCGCCGTTTCCAGTCTGGAGAAGCTCAAGGCCGCCGCCGGCACCATGGGGTGGTTCCAGCTCTATCGACCCAATGTCCCGGAAATCGAGACGGATGTACTGCGCCGGGCGAAGGAGGCGGGGTACAAGGTCCTGATGGTGACCGTCGATGTGCCGGACTTTCTGCGCCGGGACCATGACATCCGGAACAATTTCGGCAGTGAGTTCTCTCTCTCGGACCCGGCGACATTCTGGCAGCTTCTGACGCATCCAGCCTGGACCTATGCAAGTTGGCGGCATGGCATGCCGAAACTGGAGACCCTTCTGCATTATGCGCCGGCGGGTGCCAGTGCGAAGGAACGCGATCGTTTCGTATTCAGCCTGCTGCCGGGGCATGTCTCCCCTGCCGATCTGGAGCGTATCCGGGCGAACTGGGACGGCATTCTGCTGGCCAAGGGGATCCTCGATCCGGTGGAGGCCGTGTTGTGCCGGGATATCGGTCTGGATGGCGTCGTGGTGTCGAACCACGGCGGTCGGCAACTGGAAGCGGCGCCGAGCGCAGTGGAGGTCCTGCCTGCCATTCGCCGGGCCGTAGGACCGGATTTTGCGCTGGTCGCGGATGGCGGAGTCCGCACCGGGCTGGATATCTGCCGGATGATGGCGCTCGGGGCGGATTTTGTGCTGATCGGCCGGGCCTTCTATTACGCCATGGGGGCGATGGGGCTGCCGGGCGCCGCGCATGTATTTGACGTGCTGACCGCGGAACTGCGCACGATGATGGGGCAGTTGGGTGTGACCCGCGTTCAGGATCTGCCGGACCGGTTGATCACTGCGCCCGAACTGCCGGGTGAGGGGCGCTCGTAAGTCGGCCGTACGGCCCGATTATCCGAATCGTGATCCTGTACAGATAGGACTATTCGGAAAGTATTTTTGGTAAATACTTTTAAAATCTGAATCGAATACGAGATAGACGCCAATATTCGTTTAGATCTGGTGAGGCGGGATTATCCAAGTACCGCAAGGCGTTAGCGCGCAGAAGCCACCCTTGAGGGCGAGGGGCACGCGTGTATATCCATCTGATTCTCTTGCGAAAATATGCGATTCAACCCAGATTCACGGAATGTACTCCTGTGTTCGGCATATGCGCGCCCTTGGGGCGTCTGTCCTCCTGACGGGCCTGATGCTTGTCGGGTCCCCTGCGCGGGCCGACACCGTGTTCGAGGCGCCGCTCGATCCGGCAACATGCGGCGATCGCCTGAACCGGCTATATGACGGGGACTTTGAACAGTTCTGGACCTTCGTATTTCGGCAGGGCTATTCCGGCGTTCCGGAATATGCATGGTCGACACCGGAGCGCGCGGGCGAGTCGCCTGAGGACTGGAAGCGCCGCGCGCGACAATGCCTGCTGGAAGTGGAACGGGCCAATCAGCGCGATGACCGTATCGAAATGCGCTATTCGGTCGGCTATTTCCTGTGGTTCGGTACGACGTCGATGGGATTCGACAAGGAACCCGACGGGTCGCCGGGCGTTCGCGAGCGCGGCTACCGCATGTTGCGTCAGGCCATGACCGATGGCAGCGATCAGGCGCTGGAAGCGATTATCCAGGTTCATCTGGAGATGGTTCAGTTGGGCGACCAGCGCATGGCGTTGGCCGGGAAGAAGGGCGTACAGGCGCGTCTGCCCGAATGGTGGCCCGAACGGGATCGCCTCCTGGTGTCGCTCGACAGGCTTGCAAAGTCCGGACATCCTTCCGCCTATCTCGCGATATCGGCGATCTATTCTGAGCGTGCGCTGCTGGCCAGTGCCACCGGTCACGATCATAACGGCCGCCCCGTATCCGGTCCGGATCCTCGTCTGATCGAGGCATCGAAGGCCTACCGCAAGGCATGGGAAGACCACAACGCGGCCAAGTCGCCGAATTCCTGAATAGGCCCCTCGACAGAATACGGTGCCTCCCTTACATCCTGTGACGGCAGTTTCGGATCTGAGGGGTGGGGACAATCATGCGGCGCGTGTCGGCACTGCTGATTTCGGCCATTTTTGTGATTTCAACGGCGGCACCTGCGTCCGCCCAGACCATGCTATTGCCAGTGCTGGATGTGGTCGGGTCCGATGGACCCGGCTCCGACGACAGCCGGATGCTGGTCGATGAGCTGTTGGTTTTGCTGCAATACGACCGCCTGACGGAACGGATTATTGACCGTACCGCGACCGAAATCGTTCGCAGTGTCCGGGTCGCCAACCCAAGCATGACCGACGCCGAGGCTCAGGCGGTCCGTCAATTGTTCGAAGATGCCGTACGGCGCAGCGCGCCCGACCTGACACAGATTTCCCGGGCCATGCTGTTGCGCCACTATTCCGAGGCGGAACTGCGCGATCTGGTTGCCTTCTACCGGACGCCGACAGGCCAGAAGTCGATCCGGCTGACCCCGGAACTGACCGGCGCGATCGCGTCGAGGGCGACGGATGCCGTCGGCCGCACCGTCCCGCCGATCGTCGATGCCCTGTCGGCGCGCCTGCGTGCCGCCGGCTACAAGAGCCCGGATTTCAAATCCATCCAATAGCGCGACGGAACGGAACGAATAGCGCTCCAGAGTTGAAACGAGTTCCGCATCGCGTCTACGATGGCGCCATACCAATCTGGGGAAGGGCTGATGGGAATTTTGCGAGTTTGTCTGATAGGAACCCTAGCGGTTCTGGCTGTTGTTCAGGTCCATGGAGCGACCGTTCGGGACGCTGCAGCGCAGACACACCCCGAACAGGTCGTTCTGGTCGACAAGCTGATGGCGATGATGTCTCTCGATCAGGTCATGGCGCAGGTCGCCGGCGCGACCACCGAGTCAATCGTAGCAGAGGTGCGACGCGTCAATCCGCGCATGACGGATGCCGATGCGAACACGGTTTATAAGCTGTTCTACGATGCGATGATGGGCATGTCGGAGGAATCCATCGCCCTGTCGCGAAAAATCTTCCTGCGGCACTACACCGCCGAGGATCTGAAGGTGATGATCGCCTTCTACGAGACTCCGACGGGACGCAAGTCGATCGAGCTGATGCCGCAGATCATTCAGGAAGTGACCGTCGCCACGCAGGACATGCTGGGCCGCCGTATTCCGCCAATTGTCGAGGCACTGAAGAAGCGGTTGGAGGCGGCCGGGTATCAAATTCCAGCCTGACCGGCGCCCGTTCGGGCGCTCACGCCGCTGCGGCGCGGGCCAGTTCGATATAGAGGCTGCGCAGCTTGGACGCGACCGGTCCGGGAACGCCGTTGCCCAGGATGCGGTCGTCGATCTTGACCACCGGCATGACAAAACTGGACGCGGAGGTGATGAAGGCCTCGGCGGCCTCATAGGCTTCTTCCGGCGTGAAGGCGCGCTCCTCGACCTTGAGGCCCTCGCGCTCGGCGATCGCCAGGACGGCGCGGCGTGTGATGCCGTGCAGGATCTCGTTGCCTAGGCTGCGGGTCACGATGGTGCCGTCCATCGTGACAATGAAGGCATTGTTGGAACTGCCTTCGGTGACGTATCCGTCCTCAATCAGCCAGGCGTCGTTCGCGCCGGCATCCAGGGCCGCCATCTTGGCGAGACTCGGCGCCAGCAGCTGCACCGTCTTGATGTCGCGTCGGCCCCAGCGAATATCCGGCACGGTTACGACGGCAATCCCCTTTTGCGCGGCCGGCACGTCGCAGACGGCTCGGGCCTGGGTGAACATCACAAGGCTCGGCTTGGCGTCCTTGGGGAAGGCGAAGTCGCGGTCGGCGGCGCCGCGCGTGATCTGCCAGTAGACAATGCCTTCGTCGAGGTCGTTCCGCGCGATGATTTCGTGCTGAATCGCCAAAAGTTCTTCGGGACTGCACGGCCACGCCATCTTTAGCTCTTTCAGGGAGCGTTCCAGCCGCGCGATGTGGGCAGCATTGTCGACCAGCTTGCCGCCGATCACGGACGACACCTCGTAGACCCCGTCCGCGAACAGGAAACCACGGTCGAAAACCGAGATCTTCGCATCTTCTTCAGGAAGATATTCGCCGTTAACGTAGACGATGCGCGACATGGACTTCTCCCTCAGGCTGGAAATGCCGAGTTCTTACACGAGAAGTCCATGGCGGGAAATACCGCGATACAATCCGTTGCGGATCAGCGCCTATTCCGTCGTCGCGGTCGCGGTGACCGATTTGGTATCGGCGTCGCCGGTGTCGGACATGCGCTCGGAATTCTCTTCCAGCGCTTCGCGGGTTCGGTCCTGAATGGCCTGTGTGGTGACCTGAGAAATCGCCGGGGTGACCGATTGCGTCACCAGGGCATTCTGGGCAATGGCCGGTGCGGCCAAGCTGCCCGATAGGGTCAGTGCTGTCGTAAGAAGTGCGAACCGTTTCATGTTCAACCTCCTTGGGTCGAGGGTTCAATCCTACTCCTACTCTAGCAAGTGGGGCGTACGCATGGGGATTCAATGGTGCCATCAGGCGCACGGGTATGCAGTCAGCGGGAACACCTGAACTATAGGTAGAGTAAAATGCATGGGCGTCAATCAATTAGAGAAAAGCATTTGAACTAAAGTTCTGCGTAATTTTTTATTAAGGAAGTTGCGGCATTTCTTCATCAGACGACCTCAATGGAGACCGCAAATATGGACGCAATGGCGCTCGATATCCGAACGATGGCTATCATGGCGGCGCTGACCAGCGTCCTGCAGGCAGCCGCCCTGGTGACACTATGGCGCGCGGCGCCCCATGCGAAGGGCCCCAGGGAATGGGCTTTGGGCGCCAGCATGCTGGCGGCAGGGATGCTTCTGATATCCTTCCGGCATCTGGTACCGGACTGGGTGTCGGTGATTCTTGCGAATGCCTTGATCGTTGCGGCCCACGGCGCCTATCTGGCGGGAATCAACCGCTATCAGGAGCAGAAGCTGGACACCCTGCTGATTGGCAGCGGCCTCGTCGTGACAATCGCGACATTCTGTTTCTTCACCTATGTCGACAACAACGTTTCCGCGCGGATCGTTGTCATCTCGATTGTCATCGCATTGCTATCCGCTGTCGCCGCGGTTCGGTTGGTTCGCGGGACCGTCGCACAGATGTCCTCCGCCGAATGGCTGGTTCTGTTCATGCTGGTCGCCCATGTCCTGTTTCACAGTGCGCGGGGGGCCTATACGTACTTTCAGGACCAGGGCATCGCGGACTTCATGCAGGCGTCGATCGTACACGGCGCCGCTTTCGCCGATATTGTGATCTTCAGCTTCGTCGCCGGACTGGGATTTTCGATCATGACCGTCGTCCGCATCAACCGTCGACTGGAGGAGGAATTGGACTCCCGGACGACCCTTCTGTCTGTGATCGCCCATGACGTCCGAAGCCCGTTCACGGCCCTGGTAGGTTTGACGAACATGGTTTCCCGCAGTCTGGAGAGTGGAGATACGAACGAGGCGCGGATCCTGACCGGCAAGGTTTCCCGGGCAGCCTCCGACACGCTGACCCTGATCGAGGACCTGCTGGTGTGGAGCAAGGAGGAGTTCAACGCCTCCAGCCGGGTCGCGTCCCGGATCGATCTGCACGATCTCATGGAGCGGACGGTTCGCCTGTTTGACGACCCCGTGATCGAGAAACGCCTGGATATCAGGCTCAATTCGGAGCAGTCGGTCCTGTATCAGTATGCCGATGAGGTTGAAATGGTGGTCCGCAACCTGATGTCGAACGCCATTCGGTACAGTCCGCAGGATGGAACGATATCCATCGAGTCGTCGCAGGCACGGGACGGCACGGAGATACTGATATCGAATAGCCTGGATTCGCCGGACGACGGCGGCCCGGAGGCAGGTGATACCAGCCTTGCATCGGCGCGCAGGAAAGGCGGCGCGGGGATCGGTCTGCAATTGTGCCGGAAGCTTTGTGCGAAAGCCGGCCACAGTCTGCACCTGGAAAGAACGCCTCAAGGCGCCTTCGCCGCACGGTTCCTGGTACGGGAACTTCCCGCTTAGGGGAGGGCGGCTGAGCCAACGGGTGCAGTGGACCGTTCAGGTCTCTTCTGGCGGGATACGGCGCTCCAGCATGATCTCGACAGGGCGAAAGTCGCGCTTCCGATAGGCTGCCGCAGCCCGGTCGTTGCCCGCCAGATGGTTGATCATCATCAGGGTTATTCCGATGGACCGGAAATGGGCTTCCGCATGGTCCAGCAGCTTGTCCAGCAATGCCGACCCGCGATGCGCGGGTTCAATCCAGAGGTCATAGACATATCCAACGACCCGGTTTTCCGGATAGAGATAATGCCCGCCGAGGTCTTCGACGGCGCAGATCATCATGCCGGCCGCGCTTCCGGGCGCCGTTTCCGCCAGAATGATCAGGCCGTTGTTCTCCGCGACTTCCCTGGCGAGATAGAGCAGATGGGCTTCCGCACCGTCTGCCCCGGACTGTCGGCCCGGATGCAGGGCGTGCTCCAAATCGCACAGCCCTGCCATGAACCGGGTCAGGACCGCCTGGTCCTGAGGCATTACCGCTTCGCGAAGGGTGAAGGTCACTCCGCCGCTTCCGTCGCCGGGGCCGGCGAGGTTGACGGATTCCGGAAACGGGTCAGCAACTCGCCTTCCTGCTTCTTCGCCAGGGCGATATGCCGCTCCTTGACGTGGCCGTAGCCTCGGATCCGCTCCG of Alphaproteobacteria bacterium contains these proteins:
- a CDS encoding D-amino-acid transaminase, giving the protein MSRIVYVNGEYLPEEDAKISVFDRGFLFADGVYEVSSVIGGKLVDNAAHIARLERSLKELKMAWPCSPEELLAIQHEIIARNDLDEGIVYWQITRGAADRDFAFPKDAKPSLVMFTQARAVCDVPAAQKGIAVVTVPDIRWGRRDIKTVQLLAPSLAKMAALDAGANDAWLIEDGYVTEGSSNNAFIVTMDGTIVTRSLGNEILHGITRRAVLAIAEREGLKVEERAFTPEEAYEAAEAFITSASSFVMPVVKIDDRILGNGVPGPVASKLRSLYIELARAAAA
- a CDS encoding virulence factor, which produces MAQLTVVYWRDIPAQVIAKKGRREQVKIVLDERFEKAIDRAAMRGGARSTDDYLAEWRKGDPVEVSDDLEAEARTAADRLEAEFDEARLKALVENGGVAA
- a CDS encoding DUF2059 domain-containing protein, which translates into the protein MGILRVCLIGTLAVLAVVQVHGATVRDAAAQTHPEQVVLVDKLMAMMSLDQVMAQVAGATTESIVAEVRRVNPRMTDADANTVYKLFYDAMMGMSEESIALSRKIFLRHYTAEDLKVMIAFYETPTGRKSIELMPQIIQEVTVATQDMLGRRIPPIVEALKKRLEAAGYQIPA
- a CDS encoding alpha-hydroxy acid oxidase, which translates into the protein MNPRLNRKYPSTYDMERAALRRMPRFMADYVSGGMGLGLGLKRNRDTLDAVRLMPRYLVDGGEIDLTTTLFGQSFGAPFGIAPVGNGGSVWPGSAEALAGEARRRNQPFGVSTVAVSSLEKLKAAAGTMGWFQLYRPNVPEIETDVLRRAKEAGYKVLMVTVDVPDFLRRDHDIRNNFGSEFSLSDPATFWQLLTHPAWTYASWRHGMPKLETLLHYAPAGASAKERDRFVFSLLPGHVSPADLERIRANWDGILLAKGILDPVEAVLCRDIGLDGVVVSNHGGRQLEAAPSAVEVLPAIRRAVGPDFALVADGGVRTGLDICRMMALGADFVLIGRAFYYAMGAMGLPGAAHVFDVLTAELRTMMGQLGVTRVQDLPDRLITAPELPGEGRS
- a CDS encoding DUF1638 domain-containing protein, encoding MTDTCLDEDPAPDEAPEFVSDQATVLVIACGALAREIVDLIRINKWQHMAVTCLPAKLHNEPQKIPDRLREKIRANKDRYERIFVAYADCGTGGLLDRVVDGEGAVRIGGPHCYSFFAGSDAFDAMAEEELGTFYLTDYLARHFETLILDGMGLRKYPQMRDMLFGNYTRLMYLAQTDDPALDRKARAAAESLGLRFEKRQTGYGELAAFMADAAN
- a CDS encoding HAMP domain-containing sensor histidine kinase, with translation MDAMALDIRTMAIMAALTSVLQAAALVTLWRAAPHAKGPREWALGASMLAAGMLLISFRHLVPDWVSVILANALIVAAHGAYLAGINRYQEQKLDTLLIGSGLVVTIATFCFFTYVDNNVSARIVVISIVIALLSAVAAVRLVRGTVAQMSSAEWLVLFMLVAHVLFHSARGAYTYFQDQGIADFMQASIVHGAAFADIVIFSFVAGLGFSIMTVVRINRRLEEELDSRTTLLSVIAHDVRSPFTALVGLTNMVSRSLESGDTNEARILTGKVSRAASDTLTLIEDLLVWSKEEFNASSRVASRIDLHDLMERTVRLFDDPVIEKRLDIRLNSEQSVLYQYADEVEMVVRNLMSNAIRYSPQDGTISIESSQARDGTEILISNSLDSPDDGGPEAGDTSLASARRKGGAGIGLQLCRKLCAKAGHSLHLERTPQGAFAARFLVRELPA
- a CDS encoding GNAT family N-acetyltransferase, producing MTFTLREAVMPQDQAVLTRFMAGLCDLEHALHPGRQSGADGAEAHLLYLAREVAENNGLIILAETAPGSAAGMMICAVEDLGGHYLYPENRVVGYVYDLWIEPAHRGSALLDKLLDHAEAHFRSIGITLMMINHLAGNDRAAAAYRKRDFRPVEIMLERRIPPEET
- a CDS encoding DUF2059 domain-containing protein, with amino-acid sequence MRRVSALLISAIFVISTAAPASAQTMLLPVLDVVGSDGPGSDDSRMLVDELLVLLQYDRLTERIIDRTATEIVRSVRVANPSMTDAEAQAVRQLFEDAVRRSAPDLTQISRAMLLRHYSEAELRDLVAFYRTPTGQKSIRLTPELTGAIASRATDAVGRTVPPIVDALSARLRAAGYKSPDFKSIQ